The Arthrobacter russicus genome has a segment encoding these proteins:
- a CDS encoding FHA domain-containing protein FhaB/FipA produces MLDLNGLTLTVLRFGFLLLLWVLIFSIVTAMRRDLVIGRKVRTGTPTARQARKHPELVDESPARQHARQLIVVEGPLSGRVIDLDGTPILLGRAQESTLVLEDDYASGRHARLFPQGSRWFIEDLGSTNGTYLADQQLTRALPVELGVPVRIGKTVIELRP; encoded by the coding sequence ATGCTGGACCTGAACGGGCTGACCCTGACCGTGCTCCGATTCGGCTTCCTGCTGCTCCTGTGGGTGCTGATTTTCAGCATCGTCACCGCGATGCGGCGGGATCTGGTGATCGGCCGCAAGGTCCGCACCGGAACGCCGACCGCCAGGCAGGCGCGCAAGCACCCGGAGTTGGTCGACGAGTCCCCCGCGCGGCAGCACGCCCGGCAACTCATCGTGGTCGAGGGTCCGTTGAGCGGTCGCGTCATCGACCTCGACGGTACGCCGATCCTGCTCGGCCGGGCCCAGGAATCCACCCTGGTACTGGAGGACGACTACGCCTCCGGACGGCATGCCCGGCTCTTCCCGCAGGGCAGCCGCTGGTTCATCGAAGACCTCGGCTCGACCAATGGGACGTATCTCGCTGACCAGCAACTCACCCGCGCACTGCCGGTGGAACTCGGTGTCCCGGTCCGGATCGGTAAGACGGTCATCGAATTGAGGCCGTAG
- a CDS encoding DUF5819 family protein yields the protein MAEAVPPARPARKKIVRAVMVVAVLAAVWHIAASFLWIAPYSAGARALFPGGQQVLSSYMIPMFGQSWSVFAPEPINGNYVLKVRAALPKDGAEEITDWVDATEVETSMIRHNLFPPRAGIGAGELASEYKGKWDALTADHKVVTALNYFNGNDWPIRLNEKLQSYGTPDVIAPYLDSENTVIKYATQVARAVWGSSVTRVQFQVYRQNVIPFADRNTPGVQPQPMQIADTGWRGLEVAPGQSDKDFADVFKAAYERLPR from the coding sequence ATGGCTGAAGCGGTGCCGCCGGCAAGACCGGCACGGAAGAAAATCGTTCGGGCGGTGATGGTCGTCGCGGTCCTGGCGGCGGTATGGCACATCGCCGCTTCTTTTTTGTGGATAGCACCGTATTCAGCCGGAGCCCGGGCACTGTTCCCGGGCGGGCAGCAAGTGCTCTCGTCCTACATGATCCCGATGTTCGGCCAATCCTGGAGCGTCTTCGCCCCGGAGCCGATCAACGGCAATTACGTCTTGAAAGTCCGGGCCGCGCTGCCCAAGGACGGTGCGGAAGAAATCACCGACTGGGTCGACGCCACCGAAGTCGAGACCTCGATGATCCGGCACAACCTCTTCCCACCCCGGGCCGGCATCGGCGCCGGCGAGTTGGCTTCGGAGTACAAAGGGAAGTGGGACGCCTTGACCGCCGACCACAAAGTCGTCACCGCGCTGAACTACTTCAACGGGAACGACTGGCCGATCCGGTTGAACGAAAAGCTGCAATCGTACGGCACCCCGGACGTGATCGCACCCTATTTGGACTCCGAGAACACCGTGATCAAGTACGCCACCCAGGTCGCCCGAGCGGTCTGGGGCAGTTCGGTGACCAGGGTCCAGTTCCAGGTCTACCGGCAAAACGTGATCCCGTTCGCGGATCGCAACACCCCGGGTGTGCAGCCGCAACCGATGCAGATTGCGGACACCGGCTGGCGCGGCCTGGAGGTCGCCCCCGGCCAGTCGGACAAAGATTTCGCCGATGTCTTCAAAGCCGCGTACGAAAGGCTTCCGCGATGA
- a CDS encoding peptidoglycan D,D-transpeptidase FtsI family protein: MNQAIRSSWVVAVALFALILGSVTYVQFFAVDSLKNNPLNNRVISQNYCNERGPILVGGQAIAQSVPSGDSCKFVRQYTDGALYAGLTGFFSRDHGSSGLENEMNNVLVGDSPDQFFDRVGQILSGAQPKGSSVELTIDPAIQKMAYDMLPDGVQGSIVVLNPKTGAIIAMVSKPSYDTNLLAGHDFAAVNSNYQQLVNVPQINMYGSRAYRDTYYPGSIFKLVDTAAALASGKYNKDSVLPNPAVLNFPGTTVGLPNYTSGGCAARSQADFAFALAQSCNTPFASIAADLGQQAITDQATKFGFNDSSLRLPSPVVRSVFPNQENSTLDPASLARSAIGQQDVRATPLEVAMMTAAIANGGTQMKPNLIQAVRTPDLKPITKYDFTPEVLRQSTTPEIAQQITQWMQGVVDNGIGKAAAVPGIPVAGKTGTAESDPTIPDSVKNSWFTGFAPANDPQVVVSIMVQGANILDSNKLTSPNASKLFEAVLKK, encoded by the coding sequence GTGAACCAGGCAATTCGATCCTCATGGGTGGTCGCGGTCGCCCTCTTCGCGCTCATTTTGGGCTCGGTGACCTACGTGCAGTTCTTCGCCGTGGACAGCCTGAAGAACAATCCGTTGAACAACCGGGTGATTTCGCAGAACTACTGCAATGAACGCGGGCCGATCCTAGTCGGCGGGCAGGCCATCGCCCAGTCCGTGCCTTCCGGCGACTCCTGCAAATTCGTCCGGCAGTACACCGACGGCGCGCTGTACGCCGGCCTGACCGGGTTCTTCTCCCGCGACCACGGGTCCTCCGGGCTGGAGAACGAAATGAACAACGTCTTGGTGGGCGATTCGCCGGACCAGTTCTTCGACCGGGTCGGCCAGATCCTCTCCGGGGCCCAGCCCAAAGGCTCCTCGGTCGAGCTGACCATCGATCCGGCGATCCAGAAAATGGCCTACGACATGCTCCCCGACGGGGTCCAGGGCTCGATCGTGGTGCTGAATCCGAAGACCGGGGCGATCATCGCGATGGTTTCCAAACCCAGCTACGACACGAATCTGCTGGCCGGCCACGACTTCGCGGCGGTCAACAGCAATTACCAGCAGTTGGTCAACGTCCCGCAGATCAACATGTACGGCTCCCGGGCCTACCGGGACACCTATTACCCGGGTTCGATCTTCAAACTGGTCGATACCGCGGCGGCCCTGGCCTCCGGGAAGTACAACAAGGACTCCGTGCTGCCGAACCCCGCGGTGCTCAACTTCCCGGGCACCACGGTGGGCCTGCCGAACTACACCTCCGGCGGTTGCGCGGCACGCAGCCAGGCGGATTTCGCCTTCGCCCTGGCCCAGTCCTGCAACACCCCGTTCGCCAGTATCGCCGCAGACCTGGGGCAGCAGGCGATCACCGACCAGGCCACCAAGTTCGGCTTCAACGACTCCAGCCTGAGGCTGCCCTCGCCGGTGGTCCGCAGCGTGTTCCCGAATCAGGAAAACAGCACTCTGGACCCGGCCTCGCTGGCCCGCAGCGCGATCGGCCAGCAGGACGTCCGGGCGACCCCGCTCGAGGTCGCAATGATGACCGCGGCGATCGCGAATGGCGGAACCCAGATGAAACCGAACCTGATCCAGGCCGTGCGCACGCCGGATTTGAAGCCGATCACGAAATACGACTTCACGCCCGAGGTGCTGCGCCAGTCCACCACTCCGGAAATCGCCCAGCAGATCACGCAGTGGATGCAGGGCGTGGTGGACAACGGAATCGGCAAGGCCGCTGCGGTGCCCGGCATCCCGGTAGCCGGAAAGACCGGCACTGCGGAATCCGATCCGACCATCCCGGATTCGGTGAAGAATTCCTGGTTCACCGGATTCGCTCCGGCCAATGATCCCCAAGTAGTGGTTTCGATCATGGTCCAGGGGGCGAACATCCTGGACAGCAACAAATTGACCAGTCCTAACGCAAGCAAACTCTTTGAGGCGGTGTTGAAAAAGTGA
- a CDS encoding DUF3662 and FHA domain-containing protein: MGLLDNVERGLEKAVRGAFARGSKSQVQPVEIASRLRREMDDKAMTMAAGRTLAPNVYDVRLSGPDFERARSWGTALAEELCDVAIRHARSQGYTLQGPVKVSFTQTVENKSGEFQVLSNTEKSNGQAQQAQPAYPAMQPPRAPRPAQPAPRSAAPESAGPVRPAVALQPVLDIDGQRYSLNASSITLGRSSEADILVDDTGVSRKHLEIRLDDGQGTAVDLGSTNGSFLNGSRINGSLALRDGDVLTIGRTKMTFRLLPAKTGSRPGSGR, translated from the coding sequence GTGGGACTACTCGACAATGTTGAGCGAGGCTTGGAGAAGGCCGTCCGCGGCGCTTTCGCCCGCGGGTCCAAATCGCAAGTCCAGCCGGTGGAGATCGCCAGTCGGCTGCGTCGCGAAATGGACGACAAAGCTATGACCATGGCCGCAGGGCGGACGCTCGCCCCGAACGTCTACGACGTCCGGCTCAGCGGCCCTGATTTCGAGCGTGCCCGGAGCTGGGGAACCGCGCTAGCCGAAGAGCTCTGCGATGTCGCGATCCGGCACGCCCGCTCCCAGGGATACACCTTGCAGGGGCCGGTCAAGGTCTCCTTCACCCAGACCGTGGAAAACAAGTCCGGCGAATTCCAGGTGCTCTCGAATACCGAGAAGAGCAACGGCCAGGCGCAACAAGCGCAACCGGCCTATCCGGCGATGCAACCACCCCGCGCCCCCCGGCCGGCCCAGCCGGCGCCCAGGAGCGCGGCACCCGAATCCGCCGGCCCGGTGCGGCCGGCGGTGGCCCTGCAACCGGTGCTGGACATCGATGGCCAGCGCTACTCGCTCAATGCCTCATCGATCACCCTGGGCCGCTCCTCGGAAGCCGACATCCTGGTCGACGACACCGGGGTATCCCGGAAGCACTTGGAAATCCGGCTCGACGACGGCCAAGGCACTGCAGTCGACCTCGGCTCGACCAATGGAAGTTTCCTGAACGGCTCCCGGATCAACGGCAGCCTTGCCCTGCGCGACGGCGATGTGCTCACCATCGGGCGCACCAAGATGACCTTCCGGCTGTTGCCTGCGAAAACCGGCTCGCGCCCGGGAAGCGGCCGCTGA
- a CDS encoding phytoene desaturase family protein, whose amino-acid sequence MSGAAVVGSGPNGLAAAVVLARAGVPVDLYEAKDTIGGGTRTEELIEPGSWHDVCSAVHPMALASPFFREFGLAERIEWFVPEISYAHPLDGGQAGLAYRDLARTVASLGVDGAAYRRLMAPLVRNTEAVLDLALNQVWRVPSGIAGPLALGLGTLWQGGPWWNTGFRGATAPALITGVAAHPVGPMPSLASSAAGLVLGHLAHTVGWPIPRGGSASIAKAMLDDFLAHGGRLHTGRRIDDLAELSDASAVLLDTTPKALLQIAGDRLPDRYADALRRFRYNNAACKVDFILSEPVPWQNPEIAATGTAHVAGTRAEMARAEAEVARGVHPAKPYVLLSQPSQFDAGRAPSGRQVLWTYCHVPAGSTTDMTEAVVRQIERFAPGFRDTIVQSKATTAQQLSEYNANYIGGDFGAGTTDLRQLLARPVFGGTPWKTPVRGLYLGSASTTPGPGVHGMGGMHAAHLALSEVFGLQPPSLAP is encoded by the coding sequence GTGAGCGGCGCCGCCGTCGTCGGCTCCGGGCCGAACGGCTTGGCAGCCGCCGTCGTGCTGGCCCGCGCCGGCGTGCCGGTGGACCTCTACGAAGCCAAAGACACAATCGGCGGCGGCACCCGGACCGAAGAACTGATCGAGCCCGGCAGCTGGCACGATGTCTGTTCCGCAGTGCACCCGATGGCCCTGGCCTCGCCGTTTTTCCGGGAATTCGGCCTCGCCGAACGGATCGAATGGTTCGTCCCGGAAATCTCCTACGCGCACCCGCTCGACGGCGGGCAGGCCGGTTTGGCCTATCGGGATTTGGCGCGCACGGTCGCCTCGCTCGGCGTGGACGGCGCGGCGTACCGGCGGTTGATGGCACCGCTGGTCCGGAACACCGAGGCGGTGCTGGATCTGGCGCTGAATCAGGTGTGGCGGGTCCCTTCCGGGATCGCCGGCCCGCTGGCCTTGGGCCTGGGCACGCTGTGGCAAGGCGGGCCCTGGTGGAACACCGGCTTCCGTGGGGCGACGGCGCCCGCACTGATCACCGGCGTCGCCGCGCACCCGGTCGGCCCGATGCCTTCGCTGGCCAGCAGTGCGGCCGGGCTGGTGCTGGGCCATTTGGCGCACACCGTCGGCTGGCCGATTCCACGCGGCGGCTCGGCGAGCATCGCCAAGGCCATGCTGGACGATTTCCTGGCCCATGGCGGCCGGCTGCACACCGGTCGCCGGATCGATGACCTGGCCGAGCTTTCCGACGCTTCCGCGGTGCTCCTGGACACCACGCCCAAAGCATTGCTCCAGATCGCCGGAGACCGGCTCCCCGACCGGTATGCGGATGCGCTGCGACGCTTCCGGTACAACAATGCGGCCTGCAAGGTCGATTTCATCCTTTCCGAGCCGGTCCCCTGGCAGAATCCGGAGATCGCCGCGACCGGAACTGCCCATGTCGCCGGAACCCGCGCGGAAATGGCCCGGGCCGAAGCCGAGGTGGCCCGGGGCGTGCATCCCGCGAAGCCCTATGTGCTGCTTTCCCAGCCCAGCCAGTTCGACGCCGGCCGGGCGCCGTCGGGCCGGCAGGTGCTTTGGACCTATTGCCACGTGCCGGCCGGCTCCACCACGGACATGACGGAAGCCGTAGTACGCCAGATCGAACGGTTCGCACCCGGCTTCCGGGACACCATCGTCCAGTCGAAAGCGACGACCGCGCAGCAGCTCTCCGAATACAACGCCAATTACATCGGCGGCGACTTCGGCGCGGGAACCACTGATCTTCGCCAGCTGCTGGCCCGTCCGGTGTTCGGCGGCACGCCGTGGAAGACCCCGGTCCGCGGGCTGTACCTGGGTTCCGCCTCGACCACCCCTGGGCCGGGCGTACACGGCATGGGCGGCATGCACGCGGCCCATTTGGCACTCAGCGAGGTTTTCGGGCTGCAGCCGCCCAGCCTGGCCCCCTGA
- a CDS encoding PP2C family protein-serine/threonine phosphatase — protein sequence MAGSTSLILRYAARSDVGKVRAKNDDSAYAGRYLAVVADGMGGHAGGDVASASTVLDLIHLDRDDYRGDAGTQLADEIQTANSLLSEMVHVNPKLTGMGTTVTALLLSDDKLAFAHIGDSRAYRLKAGVFEQMSVDHTFVQRLIDEGRLSPEEAETHPHKNVLMRVLGDVDASPELDLTSFEASPGERWLLCSDGLNFVDLQTVEQVVRETPSLAVTAERLIELTLEAGAPDNVTVVMVEVAESGSDDVNTDRIQIVPPGAAAGTVHETLELPEDPDLADPDDPEADPEQLDEAEEPEPAGGRGEQLGVHITAEVVREDLSSRPHELVGAAVTAAEDGRIPMIAGRSTAKRAAAVLTHKPEQPDDDGELLIISEPPRRPRWFALVAGVLVILVLGAGTWWGYAWTQTRYYVGESNGKVAIYNGISQSLGPIRLSHVYTETPVTVDSLPAFSQQRLQQTLPAATLLDANQIVSDLQLGVVSPPDTGPSRTPSHSPSPSTPSSSPSGSPSTAASNSPSCPPPPTGPAATPCPGGAP from the coding sequence GTGGCCGGATCCACTTCGCTCATCCTGCGCTACGCGGCCCGCTCGGACGTGGGCAAAGTACGCGCCAAAAACGACGATTCCGCCTATGCCGGGCGGTATCTGGCAGTGGTCGCCGACGGCATGGGCGGTCACGCCGGCGGCGATGTCGCCAGCGCGTCGACCGTTTTGGACTTGATCCATCTGGACCGCGACGACTACCGGGGCGACGCCGGAACCCAGCTCGCGGACGAAATCCAGACCGCGAACTCGTTGCTTTCCGAAATGGTGCACGTCAACCCGAAGCTGACCGGCATGGGCACCACGGTGACCGCGCTGCTGCTTTCCGACGACAAACTGGCCTTCGCGCACATCGGCGACTCCCGGGCCTACCGGCTCAAGGCCGGAGTCTTCGAACAGATGAGCGTGGACCACACCTTCGTCCAGCGGCTGATCGACGAAGGCCGGCTCAGCCCGGAAGAAGCGGAAACGCATCCGCACAAGAACGTCTTGATGCGGGTACTGGGCGACGTCGACGCCTCGCCCGAATTGGATCTGACCAGCTTCGAAGCCAGCCCGGGCGAACGTTGGCTGCTCTGTTCCGACGGACTCAATTTCGTCGATCTGCAGACCGTGGAACAGGTGGTCCGGGAAACCCCTTCGCTTGCCGTCACTGCCGAGCGGCTCATCGAATTGACCCTGGAGGCGGGCGCTCCGGACAACGTCACGGTGGTCATGGTCGAAGTCGCCGAATCGGGCAGCGACGACGTCAACACCGACCGGATCCAAATCGTGCCTCCCGGCGCAGCGGCCGGGACGGTCCACGAAACCCTGGAGCTGCCGGAAGACCCGGACCTGGCGGACCCCGACGATCCCGAAGCGGATCCGGAGCAACTCGACGAAGCCGAGGAACCCGAGCCGGCCGGCGGCCGCGGCGAACAGCTCGGCGTGCACATCACCGCCGAGGTAGTCCGGGAAGACCTCTCATCCCGCCCCCACGAACTGGTCGGCGCTGCGGTGACCGCAGCGGAAGACGGCCGGATCCCGATGATCGCCGGGCGCTCCACGGCGAAGCGCGCCGCTGCGGTGCTCACCCACAAACCGGAACAACCGGACGACGACGGAGAGCTGCTGATCATCTCCGAGCCGCCCCGGCGGCCCAGATGGTTTGCCCTGGTGGCCGGCGTGCTGGTGATCCTGGTGCTCGGTGCCGGAACCTGGTGGGGTTACGCCTGGACCCAGACCCGCTATTACGTCGGCGAATCGAATGGCAAAGTCGCGATCTACAACGGCATCTCGCAGTCCCTCGGCCCAATCCGGCTGTCCCACGTCTACACCGAGACGCCGGTGACCGTGGACTCGCTGCCTGCCTTCTCCCAGCAAAGGCTCCAGCAGACCCTGCCCGCCGCGACACTCCTGGATGCCAATCAGATTGTCAGCGACCTGCAGCTCGGCGTAGTCAGCCCGCCGGACACCGGGCCGTCCCGGACCCCCAGCCACAGCCCGAGTCCGAGCACACCGAGCAGCAGCCCGAGTGGAAGCCCGAGCACCGCCGCAAGCAATTCCCCGAGCTGCCCACCACCGCCGACCGGCCCCGCAGCCACTCCGTGTCCGGGAGGGGCGCCATGA
- a CDS encoding HTTM domain-containing protein codes for MTSTKAEETQPAPEPAPEKAPQGPAPAKPARTSANPFLRFVFGFWAFLTGLFQDLIDVITDVGKRGYFWTEAWLLDSKKSLYGLAVTRIVFGVTGFGLLFFNFSTRLYSFGPGSVWNGEAATAKSDFPKIWIFSVFHDAITNGAVYTFLYLVLMFVAVLFTIGWRFKFVLPVYFILWVSFIEANDMLGDQGDNMYRIALLFLFFADPAARLSLDARRRRKFAGTFTEATPWIVRKWRGEGLFDPQISNLFHNLTLVVLTAQVCFVYVSGALYKAGGTPWSTGYAIYNPLMTDRFGTWPELSQLFTYWAPMVAIISWSSIIIQMSFPLMLLTRPTRILALFGILSFHIGIAVLMGLPWFSLTMIAIDSIFIRDRTWKNVGNRIRTKYRESMGKQPVAIQ; via the coding sequence ATGACCAGCACCAAGGCCGAAGAAACCCAGCCCGCTCCCGAACCCGCACCGGAGAAAGCTCCGCAGGGGCCCGCCCCGGCCAAGCCCGCGCGCACCTCGGCGAACCCGTTCCTGCGCTTCGTCTTCGGCTTCTGGGCGTTCTTGACCGGCTTGTTCCAGGATTTGATCGACGTGATCACCGACGTGGGCAAGCGCGGGTACTTCTGGACCGAGGCCTGGCTCTTGGACAGCAAGAAGTCGCTCTACGGCCTGGCCGTGACCCGGATCGTGTTCGGCGTCACCGGCTTCGGGCTGTTGTTCTTCAACTTCTCCACCCGGTTGTACAGCTTCGGCCCCGGATCGGTCTGGAACGGCGAAGCCGCCACGGCGAAAAGCGATTTCCCGAAGATCTGGATCTTCTCGGTCTTCCATGATGCGATCACCAACGGGGCGGTTTACACCTTCCTCTACCTGGTCCTGATGTTCGTGGCGGTGCTCTTCACCATCGGTTGGCGCTTCAAGTTCGTGCTGCCGGTCTATTTCATCCTCTGGGTCTCCTTCATCGAAGCCAACGACATGCTCGGTGACCAGGGCGACAACATGTACCGCATCGCGTTGCTCTTCCTGTTCTTCGCCGACCCCGCCGCCCGGCTCTCACTCGATGCCCGGCGGCGTCGGAAGTTCGCCGGCACGTTCACCGAAGCTACCCCCTGGATCGTGCGCAAATGGCGCGGCGAAGGCCTCTTCGACCCGCAGATCAGCAACTTGTTCCACAATCTGACCTTGGTCGTGCTCACCGCCCAGGTCTGTTTCGTCTACGTCTCCGGCGCCCTGTACAAGGCCGGCGGCACGCCCTGGTCCACCGGCTATGCGATCTACAACCCGTTGATGACCGACCGCTTCGGCACTTGGCCCGAGCTGAGCCAGCTGTTCACCTACTGGGCGCCGATGGTCGCGATCATCAGCTGGAGTTCGATCATCATCCAGATGTCCTTCCCCCTGATGCTGCTGACCCGGCCGACCCGGATCCTGGCGCTGTTCGGCATCCTGTCCTTCCACATCGGCATCGCGGTCCTGATGGGCCTGCCCTGGTTCTCGTTGACCATGATCGCCATCGATTCGATCTTCATCCGCGACCGGACCTGGAAGAACGTGGGCAACCGGATCCGGACGAAGTACCGTGAATCCATGGGCAAACAACCAGTAGCGATCCAGTGA
- a CDS encoding FtsW/RodA/SpoVE family cell cycle protein: protein MSQVLTIPKPRRNTELILLIFALIIGIGAYALVDINLQATLDADFYFQSSVLTVLSLAMHITLRFRAKYADPVILPIVVALNGIGLAMIHRIDVATNGTAGQRQWMWTTVAVIAAVAVIWYLRDHKILRRFTYISLAVSVMLLILPLVPGVSGGEINGASVWINIGGASFQPGEIAKITLAIFFAGYLSSNRDLILLAGKKVGPLQLPRARDLGPMIVAWLASVGVLVFQRDIGSSVLFFGLFMTMIYVATSRVSWIVIGLVLAAVGGFAASKIFSHVGLRIDSWWNAFDPTVYNRFPGGSGQVVQALFGMANGGAIGTGLGQGQPDLVPFANSDMIVASVGEELGMIGLFAVIMLYMLLITRGFRAALGTRDAFGKLLACGLSFAIALQCFVVIGGVTRLIPLTGLTTPFLAAGGSSLLANWIIVALLLLISDSARRPISTTPAPLDADPGTISASRDAGTPGGKPESRDQPTEAVQTQ, encoded by the coding sequence ATGAGCCAAGTCCTGACCATTCCCAAACCTCGGCGCAACACCGAATTGATCTTGCTGATCTTTGCCCTGATCATCGGCATCGGCGCATATGCCCTGGTCGACATAAATCTTCAGGCCACCCTTGACGCCGACTTCTATTTCCAGTCCTCGGTGCTCACCGTGCTGTCTCTCGCGATGCACATCACGCTGCGCTTCCGAGCAAAATATGCCGACCCGGTAATACTTCCGATCGTGGTGGCGCTCAACGGCATCGGCTTGGCCATGATCCACCGGATCGACGTGGCGACCAACGGCACCGCCGGGCAGCGGCAGTGGATGTGGACCACGGTGGCGGTGATCGCCGCGGTGGCCGTGATCTGGTACCTGCGGGACCACAAGATCCTGCGCCGGTTCACTTACATCTCGCTCGCGGTCAGCGTGATGCTGCTGATCCTGCCTTTGGTGCCCGGCGTCTCGGGCGGCGAGATCAACGGCGCCAGCGTCTGGATCAACATCGGCGGGGCTTCCTTCCAGCCGGGTGAGATCGCGAAAATCACGTTGGCGATCTTCTTCGCCGGGTACCTCTCTTCCAACCGCGATCTGATCTTGCTGGCTGGCAAGAAAGTCGGTCCGCTGCAGCTTCCGCGGGCCCGCGACCTCGGCCCGATGATCGTCGCCTGGCTGGCCAGCGTGGGCGTCCTGGTCTTCCAACGGGACATCGGCTCTTCGGTGCTGTTTTTCGGCCTCTTCATGACCATGATCTACGTTGCCACCAGCCGGGTTTCCTGGATCGTGATCGGTCTGGTGCTGGCCGCGGTCGGAGGATTCGCCGCCTCGAAGATCTTCAGCCACGTAGGGCTGCGCATCGATTCCTGGTGGAATGCTTTCGACCCGACGGTTTACAACCGCTTCCCCGGTGGCAGCGGCCAGGTGGTGCAAGCACTCTTCGGCATGGCGAACGGCGGAGCCATCGGTACCGGCTTGGGCCAAGGCCAACCGGATCTGGTCCCGTTCGCCAACTCGGACATGATCGTGGCCTCGGTCGGCGAAGAGCTGGGCATGATCGGCCTGTTCGCGGTGATCATGCTCTACATGCTGTTGATCACCCGCGGCTTCCGGGCCGCCCTGGGCACCCGCGACGCCTTCGGGAAACTGCTGGCCTGCGGACTCTCCTTCGCGATCGCACTGCAGTGCTTCGTCGTCATCGGCGGAGTAACCAGGTTGATCCCGCTCACCGGCCTGACCACGCCGTTCCTGGCCGCCGGCGGCTCCTCGTTGCTGGCGAACTGGATCATCGTCGCGCTGCTGCTCCTGATCTCGGATTCCGCGCGTCGGCCGATCTCCACCACTCCGGCGCCGTTGGATGCCGATCCCGGCACGATCAGCGCCAGCCGGGACGCCGGGACACCCGGCGGCAAACCTGAATCCCGAGACCAACCGACTGAGGCGGTGCAGACACAGTGA